A part of Rattus norvegicus strain BN/NHsdMcwi chromosome 4, GRCr8, whole genome shotgun sequence genomic DNA contains:
- the Magohb gene encoding protein mago nashi homolog 2, with translation MALASDFYLRYYVGHKGKFGHEFLEFEFRPDGKLRYANNSNYKNDVMIRKEAYVHKSVMEELKRIIDDSEITKEDDALWPPPDRVGRQELEIVIGDEHISFTTSKIGSLIDVNQSKDPEGLRVFYYLVQDLKCLVFSLIGLHFKIKPI, from the exons ATGGCTTTGGCTAGTGATTTCTACCTGCGGTACTACGTCGGGCACAAGGGCAAGTTTGGGCACGAGTTTCTGGAGTTCGAGTTTCGGCCGGACG GGAAGCTTAGATATGCCAACAACAGCAATTATAAAAATGATGTGATGATCAGAAAAGAG GCTTATGTCCACAAGAGTGTAATGGAAGAACTGAAAAGGATCATTGACGACAGTGAAATTACAAAGGAGGACGACGCTCTGTGGCCGCCTCCTGACAGGGTTGGCCGGCAG GAACTTGAAATCGTAATCGGGGATGAACACATTTCTTTTACCACATCAAAAATAGGTTCTCTCATTGATGTAAATCAGTCAAA agatCCCGAAGGCCTCCGTGTATTTTACTATTTGGTGCAAGACCTGAAATGTTTAGTGTTCAGCCTCATTGGTCTACACTTCAAGATTAAGCCGATTTGA
- the Magohb gene encoding protein mago nashi homolog 2 isoform X1, giving the protein MIRKEAYVHKSVMEELKRIIDDSEITKEDDALWPPPDRVGRQELEIVIGDEHISFTTSKIGSLIDVNQSKDPEGLRVFYYLVQDLKCLVFSLIGLHFKIKPI; this is encoded by the exons ATGATCAGAAAAGAG GCTTATGTCCACAAGAGTGTAATGGAAGAACTGAAAAGGATCATTGACGACAGTGAAATTACAAAGGAGGACGACGCTCTGTGGCCGCCTCCTGACAGGGTTGGCCGGCAG GAACTTGAAATCGTAATCGGGGATGAACACATTTCTTTTACCACATCAAAAATAGGTTCTCTCATTGATGTAAATCAGTCAAA agatCCCGAAGGCCTCCGTGTATTTTACTATTTGGTGCAAGACCTGAAATGTTTAGTGTTCAGCCTCATTGGTCTACACTTCAAGATTAAGCCGATTTGA
- the Styk1 gene encoding tyrosine-protein kinase STYK1 isoform X1 has translation MGEKGRLSRLLLECSLSDKLCVVQEKQYEVIIVPALLVGSFLILLAIILWLFIRGQRSQRQHPGPRGTTSVPASRGRSQEAVGHGEKVFVPLKETSVESFLRAVTPSLAKLQVPREQLLEVLEQIHSGSCGTLYHAKMTTMEHPNPKSVVLKALEGSVGLQEVQDFIGRIQFYQYLGKHKNLVQLEGCCTERLPLYMMLEDVVPGDLLNFLWTCRRDVMTMDGLLYDLTEKQIYHIGKQVLLALEFLQEKHLFHGDVAARNILIQSDLTPKLCHLGLAYEVHTHGAISSARSSTIPLKWLAPERLLLRPASIRGDVWSFGILLYEMVTLGAPPYPEVPPTSILQYLQRKKIMKRPSSCTHAMYNIMKYCWRWSEDSRPLPGELRLRLEAASRTANDKAVLQVPELVVPDLYADVAGISTESLSDSYSVL, from the exons ATGGGAGAGAAGGGTCGCCTGAGCCGGCTGCTGTTGGAATGCAGTCTCAGTGACAAGCTGTGTG TTGTTCAAGAGAAGCAGTATGAAGTAATCATTGTTCCGGCTCTCCTGGTTGGCAGCTTCCTCATCCTTCTTGCAATCATCCTGTGGCTTTTTATCAGAGGACAGAGATCCCAAAGGCAGCACCCTGGACCCCGAG GCACTACCTCTGTACCTGCATCTAGGGGCCGAAGCCAGGAAGCAGTGGGACATGGAGAAAAGGTGTTCGTGCCTCTTAAGGAGACTTCAGTGGAGAGCTTTCTACGAGCAGTCACACCTTCCCTGGCTAAGCTACAGGTGCCCAGGGAACAACTCCTGGAGGTCCTGGAACAGATCCACAGTGGTAGTTGTGGAACCCTCTACCATGCAAAAATGACCACCATGGAGCACCCTAATCCAAAAAGTGTTGTCCTCAAGGCTCTAGAAG GCTCAGTTGGACTCCAGGAGGTCCAGGATTTTATAGGGCGAATCCAATTCTATCAGTACCTGGGGAAACATAAGAACCTGGTACAGCTGGAAGGCTGCTGTACAGAAAGGCTGCCACTctacatgatgctggaggatgtgGTCCCAGGGGATCTGCTCAACTTTCTTTGGACCTGTCGCAGG gACGTGATGACCATGGATGGCCTCCTCTATGAtctcacagaaaaacaaatatatcatATTGGAAAGCAGGTCCTTTTGGCCCTG GAATTCCTGCAGGAGAAACATCTATTTCATGGGGATGTGGCCGCCAGGAACATCCTGATCCAGAGTGACCTGACTCCCAAACTTTGTCATCTGGGCTTGGCGTATGAAGTTCATACTCATGGGGCCATCTCCTCTGCTCGCTCCAGCACCATCCCTCTCAAGTGGCTCGCTCCAGAACGGCTTCTCCTGAGACCTGCAAGCATCAGGGGAGATGT TTGGTCCTTTGGGATCCTGCTTTATGAGATGGTGACTCTAG GGGCACCTCCATACCCTGAAGTCCCTCCCACCAGCATCCTACAGTATctgcagagaaagaaaatcatgaaGAGACCCAGCAGCTGCACACATGCCAT GTACAACATCATGAAGTACTGTTGGCGCTGGAGTGAGGACAGCCGTCCCTTACCTGGTGAGCTGCGCCTGCGCCTGGAAGCTGCCTCTAGAACCGCCAATGACAAGGCTGTGTTGCAAGTGCCAGAGTTAGTGGTGCCTGACCTGTATGCAGATGTGGCTGGCATCAGTACGGAGAGCCTTTCCGATAGCTACAGTGTCCTTTGA